The Anomalospiza imberbis isolate Cuckoo-Finch-1a 21T00152 unplaced genomic scaffold, ASM3175350v1 scaffold_1330, whole genome shotgun sequence sequence GGGGTtaaagggggtttgggggggattttgggggattggggtgggttaaagggggtttgggggggattttgggggattggAGGGGGTtaaagggggtttgggggggattttgggggattggAGGGGGTtaaagggggtttggggtgaggattcgggggtttggggtgggttaaagggggtttggggggatttggggggattggAGGGGGTTtaaagggggtttggggggattttggggggattggAGGGGGTtaaagggggtttgggggggatttggggggattggAGGGGGTTAAAGGGGGATTGGAGGGGGTTAAAGGGGGTTTGGAGAGGGTTAAAAGGGGGATTGGGGTGGGTTAAAGGGGGATTGGAGGGGGTTAAAGGGGGATTGGGGGGGTTAAAGGGGGATTGGGGGGGATTGGAGGGGGTtaaagggggtttgggggggatttggggggattggAGGGGGTTAAAGGGGGATTGGGGTGGGTTAAAGGGGGATTGGGGGGGTtaaagggggtttgggggggttaaAGGGGATTGGGGGGGGTTAAAGGGGGATTGGAGGGGGTtaaagggggtttgggggggatttggggtgggttaaaggggggtttgggggggattttgggggatttggggtgggtattggggggtttggggtgggttaaagggggtttggggggattttggggaatttggagGGGGTtaaagggggtttggggtgggtaTTGGGGGTTTGGAGGGCTTAaagggggttttggggaattttggggatttggggtgggtaTTGGGGGGttagaggggatttggggtgggtaTTGGGGAGGTTGGGGGAAAtttaggggttttggggtgtttcaggccggttttggggtgtttcagGGTGTTTCACgccggttttggggtgtttcagGGTGTTTCAGAccggttttggggtgtttcaggctggtttcaggGTGTTTCAGGGTGTTTCACGCCGGTTTTGGGCTGTTTCACgccggttttggggtgtttcagGGTGTTTCAGAccggttttggggtgtttcaggctggtttcaggGTGTTTCAGGGTGTTTCACAccggttttggggtgtttcacGCCGGTTTTGGGCTGTTTCACgccggttttggggtgtttcagGGTGTTTCAGAccggttttggggtgtttcaggccggttttggggtgtttcagGGTGTTTCAGAccagttttggggtgtttcatgccagttttggggtgtttcagGCCGGTTTTGGGGTGTGTCGGGGCTGTGCCCTACCTTCTTGGCGTAGTCGGTCATCTTGCGGGGCGAGCTGAAGAACAGGATCCGCGCGGCCTCGGGGAACAGGATCCGCTCGTAGGCGGCCTCGATGCAGCCCGCGATCTCGtccctggggggttttggggggtttcaggggaattttggggattttttggggatttttggggatttttggggggattttgggtgattttagggggatttttggggattatagggggatttgggggatttgaggaggatttgggggattttggggtcataCTGGGGTTTGCAGCCTCAATACAGCCCGCGATCTCAtccctggggggttttggggggtttcagggggattttggggattatagggggattttagggggatttttgaggatttggggatttgaggaggatttgggggattttggggtcataCTGGGGTTTGCAGCCTCAATACAGCCCGCAATCTCATCCCtgaggagggatttgggggtttcaggggaattttttgggatttcaggggaatttttggggattttagggggatttttggggatttgggggatttcagggggactttttgggattttagggggattttgggggatttgggggatttcagggggatttttgggggcgTATCAGGGAGGTTGatggtgattttggggggtttgaggGGGAAACTGGGGAATTTGAAGGGGAAattgggggatttgaggggtCCCAGAGGGagttttgaggggattttggggaactGAGGAGGATTGGGAGATTTCAGGGAGAAATTGAGGAATTCAAGGGTGTTTGGAGTGCtcagaggggattttggggggttctcGGGCTTCTGAAGCGGTTTGAGGGGaactggaagatttaggggAAAACagaaggggtttgggggattttagggggattttggaagatttggggggattttaggggatttgaatggattttggggtgattttgggggatttggatggattttgtggtgattttaggggattttggggtgattttaggggatttggatggattttggggtgattttaggggattttggatggattttagggtgattttaggggattttggatggattttggggtgattttaggggattttggatggatttgggtgattttaggggattttggggtgattttaggGATTTcaatggattttggggatttggatggattttggggtgattttaggggatttggatggattttgggggattttaggggatttggatggattttggggggattttggggtgattttgggggatttcgatggattttggggggattatGGGGGATtatggggggattttgggggatttggatggattttggggtgattttgggggatttagatggattttggggtgattttaggggatttggatggattttgggggattttggggcgattttgggggatttggatggattttggggtgattttaggggattttgggggattttaggggatttggatggattttggggtgattttaggggattttggggtgattttgggggatttggatggattttggggtgattttggggtccctgaccTGATGGTGTCCAGCAGGATGTCGATGAAGAAGGTGTAGCTCTCTGCTGGGATGTTGCCCTTGGCCAGGAACACTTTGTTGTAGCTGCCCTCCATCAGGtactgggggaaaaatgggataaaacaccccaaaaatgggaaagaacaccccaaaaatgggaaagaacACCCCAAAGTGGGTTTAAACACCCCAAAGTGGGGtaaaacacccaaaaaatgggataaaacaCCTCAAAAATGGGAAAGAACACACAAAGTGGGgtaaacaccccaaaaatggggaaaacacGCCAAAATCGGGGTCAGAACACCCCAAAACTCTCTAGGGATGTTCCCAACCTGCACCAGGACACTGCCCTGAGGTCCGGCCTCAAATCCCTCCAAAAATCCCataaattcaccccaaaatcccctaaattcaccccaaatcccataaatcccccccaaatgccataaattcacccaaaatgccataaatcccccaaatcccataaatccccccaaattccataAATCTCccctggacctgctccagggaCACGGGGTGCCGGATGAACAGGTTggctgatcccaaatcccataaatcccataaatcccataaatcccgACCTGCTCCAGGGACACGGGGTGCCGGATGAACAGGTTGGGTGTtccaaatcccataaatcccataaatcccataaatcccataacCCCGGACCTGCTCCAGGGACACGGGGTGCCGGATGAACAGGTTGGGTGTtcccaaatcccataaatcccccaaatcccatgaATCCCATAATTCCGGACCTGCTCCAGGGACACGGGGTGCCGGATGAACAGGTTGGCTGTTCccaatcccataaatcccataaatcccataaatcccgACCTGCTCCAGGGACACGGGGTGCCGGATGAACAGGTTGGctgttcccaaatcccccaaatcccataaatcccataaatcccgACCTGCTCCAGGGACACGGGGTGCCGGCATGAACAGGTTGGCTGTtcccaaatcccataaatcccataaatcccataaatcccataaatcccatgaATCCGGACCTGCTCCAGGGACACGGGGTGCCGGATGAACAGGTTGGCTGTtcccaaatcccataaatcccataaatcccataaatccgGACCTGCTCCAGGGACACGGGGTGCCGGATGAACAGGTTGCCCTGGATGTCGGGCGCCGGGAGCCGCTCCAGCTCCGTGTGGAACTCGGCCACGCGGTTCTGggacagcaggaacagcaggttcagccccagcagctggtGCCGCGACGCCGACTcgggcagctcctccctgccgGTTCCGGAACGTTCTGAGCCCCAGAAACCCTCCAGtgcccccccaaaaccccccaaaacccccccaaaacccccccagctcctccctgccgGTTCGGAACGTTCCGAGGGGTTCTGAGCCCCCAGAAACCCTCCAGtgccccccaaaaaccccccaaaaccccccccaaaaccccccagctcctccctgccgGTTCCGGAACGTTCTgagccccaaaaacccccaaaaaccctccagtgtccccccaaatccaccccagctcctccctgccgGTTCCGGAACGTTCTgagccccaaaaaccccccaaaaaccccccaaaacccaccagtgtccccccaaaaaccccccaaatccaccccagctcctccctgccgGTTCCGGAACGTTCTgagccccaaaaacccccaaaaaccctccagtgtcccccccaaaaccccccaaaaaccccccaaatccaccccagctcctccctgccgGTTCCGGAACGTTCCGAGGGGTTCTgagcccccaaaacccccccagtgcccccaaatCTTCCCTTAACCCTCACCTAgagccccccagagcccccccaacCCTAACCCAgagctccccaaaatcccccagggcCCCCCAGCCCTaacccagagcccccccagagaccccaatgacccccaaaccccccaaatccccccagagccccccaaatcccaccaaagccccccaaatcctaacccagagcccccccggagACCCAAtgacccccagagcccccccaaatcctaacccagagccccccaaccctaacccagagaccccaaagcccccaaatcccccagagccccccaaatcctaacccagagccccccaaccctaacccagagaccccaaagccccccaaatcccccaaaatccccccagagcccccaaatccccccttaACCCtaacccagagccccccagggtcccccaaatccccccagagccccccagagccccccaaaaccaccccagagccccccaaatccccccttaACCCtaacccagagccccccagggccccccaaatccccccagagcccccccagagccccccaaaaccaccccagagccccccaaatccccccttaACCCTaacccagagcccccccagagacccccacgaccccccagagcccccaaatccaccccagagccccccaaatcctaacccagagacccccaaagACCCCCAAGAACCTCCCTAagcccccccaaaaccaccccagaaccccccaaatcccccattaACCCTAACCAGAgccccccagagaccccaatGACCCCCAaaccacccagagccccccaaatcctagcccagagccccccaaatcccccagagacccccaaatcctaacccagagccccccaaccCTAACCCAGAGACCCTAaagccccccagagccccccagatccccccttAACCCtaacccagagccccccaaatcccccaaaccccccccagagccccccaaccCTAACCAAAGACCCAAACCCtaacccagagccccccaaaaccccccaaatcctaacccagagccccccaaaaccccccagggcCCCCCAGGCTCACTTGTAGTCGAAGTAGTAGCACTTGAGCTGGGCCATGTAACGCTCGAAGGAGGGGATGTCCTTCCTCAGGATGCTCCACTGCGCCCCAATCTCCAAAATATCCCCTGAAAACGGGACAAacgggaaaatggggaaaaacagggaaaatggggaaaaaatggggaaaaatggggaaaaatgaggggaaaatgggggaaaaatggggaaaaaaacgggggaaaaaatggggaaaaatggggaaaaatggggaaaaatgggggaaaaataggggaaaaatggggaaaaatgaggggaaaaaatggggaaaaatggaatggggaaaaaaggggaaaaatggagggaaaaaatggggaaaaatggggaaaaatggggaaaaatggggaaaaatggggaaaaaatggggaaaaaatgggggaaaaatggggaaaaatggggaaagatgggaagaaaaatgggaaaaaatggggaaaaaatgggggaaaaatggggaaaatggagggaaaaatggggaaaaaaatgggaaaaaatgggggaaaaatgggggaaaatggggaaaaatggggaaaaatggggaaaaatgagggaaaataagggaaaatggggaaaaaatggggaaaaggggaaaatatgggggaaaatggggaaaaaatggggaaaaatgaggggaaaaatggggaaaaaatggggaaaaatggggaaaaatggggaaaaaatggggaaaaatggggaaaaatggggaaaaaatgaggaaaaatggggaaaaatggggaaaaatgagaaaaatggggaaaaaatggggaaaaaatgggaaaaatggggaaaatggaggaaaaagaaaaaagagaaaaagggaaaaatgggaaaaaatggggaaaaaatgaaaaataggaaaaaaatggggaaaaatgggggaaaatgggaaaaaaagggaaaatgggaaaaatggggaaaatgggaaaaggaaaatgggaaagttTGGGAAAGGATTTGGGTGAAATTGGGATTatggatttgggggattttgaggtTGGATTGGATTTGGGTCGAATTTGTCGGATTGGGGATTTTGtgctggatttgggggattttgggtcgattttaagggattttgggcggatttgggggattttgggtcagATTTGAGGAATTGGTAGAATTTCAGGAATTTCTGGGAATGAGTTTTcggggattttgagggaattttggagatttttgtgctgtttgagggctgattttgggggatttttggggtgtttggaggagatttttgggatgttttttaGGGGGATTTGCGGATTTTTGAGGAATTTTTGTGGCgttttttggggatattttgggtggTGTTAGGGCAATTTTGGGGAATTActgggaggatttttggggggatttgggggaaattttgggggggtttgggttgttttggggggattggggggaaattttggggggatttttggggaat is a genomic window containing:
- the LOC137466075 gene encoding LOW QUALITY PROTEIN: 26S proteasome non-ATPase regulatory subunit 8-like (The sequence of the model RefSeq protein was modified relative to this genomic sequence to represent the inferred CDS: deleted 1 base in 1 codon); protein product: MAVPNGAGTGTGTGPGLGAPGHGGTGGGLRAAAGLYEQLKGEWGRKSPNLAKCGEALGRLKVALLDLNFLPTSGSAMTKQQLILARDILEIGAQWSILRKDIPSFERYMAQLKCYYFDYKEELPESASRHQLLGLNLLFLLSQNRVAEFHTELERLPAPDIQGNLFIRHPVSLEQYLMEGSYNKVFLAKGNIPAESYTFFIDILLDTIRDEIAGCIEAAYERILFPEAARILFFSSPRKMTDYAKKRGWVLGPSNYYSFGGRQQKAEDPPIPSTELATQVIEYARQLEMIV